A genomic segment from Legionella quinlivanii encodes:
- a CDS encoding pyridoxal phosphate-dependent aminotransferase: MLTPNGLHANKIDRVMLLALWATTLAEEEQQSRVIFAGVGKPTYPINVQTIRSFLGYWQKLENLAENERFDIDNTDGEHAIDYGDPRGDKGPRELMAQTMSAWYEADISPDNVLFTVGGIGALRIMFETLNTHYEEFPGYRIITPFPHYSAYASNELHRLHPIHVMKEKGYHINAQALEDSIQEALFLAEDDHGWPKAVLFCNPSNPLGTMIPEEELAKIAEVLRRYPDLFIIFDEAYTEMSFVKIPSFLKIAPDLKKRIMIMRSATKALSAAGERMAVILVFDEFVMNEMLNKNINYFLHAPRSAQLAYAETMAHFDEKEREALVLFYKKKVDYVLMRLKEMGAEMPDPDYQVEATFYALGDFSDLFGLDLPEQAARALQRTGKVKSGEELAYYLLFEDKIMIAPLSYYGLEKDCTYMRITCSASERDLKELMDRLEQRLFSARKKKYQHLLENIDSNLEAVRHIELHLYETIRNKINVLSNQAETCLLLKAKNQSLNKIQSIINNLLDIES; the protein is encoded by the coding sequence ATGCTTACTCCAAATGGATTACACGCGAATAAAATTGACAGAGTCATGCTGTTGGCTCTTTGGGCAACTACACTGGCGGAAGAAGAGCAACAGAGTAGAGTTATTTTCGCAGGCGTAGGCAAACCGACATATCCCATCAATGTGCAGACTATCCGTTCTTTTCTGGGGTATTGGCAAAAGCTTGAAAATCTGGCCGAAAATGAACGCTTTGATATCGATAACACTGATGGCGAGCATGCGATTGATTATGGAGATCCGAGGGGTGACAAAGGGCCTCGTGAATTAATGGCGCAGACTATGTCTGCCTGGTATGAAGCCGACATCAGCCCGGATAATGTCCTGTTTACAGTGGGGGGAATTGGCGCTTTGCGTATTATGTTTGAAACATTGAATACGCATTACGAAGAGTTTCCAGGTTATCGTATTATTACGCCTTTTCCGCATTATTCAGCGTATGCCAGCAACGAACTGCATCGTTTGCATCCCATTCATGTGATGAAAGAAAAAGGCTATCATATTAACGCTCAGGCTTTGGAAGACTCTATTCAAGAGGCGCTTTTCCTTGCAGAGGATGATCATGGCTGGCCCAAAGCCGTATTATTTTGTAATCCATCTAACCCACTGGGAACAATGATTCCCGAGGAAGAGCTTGCCAAAATCGCAGAGGTACTTCGTCGTTATCCTGACTTATTTATTATCTTTGATGAAGCTTATACAGAAATGAGCTTTGTTAAAATTCCTTCATTTTTAAAAATCGCTCCAGACTTGAAAAAGCGCATTATGATCATGCGCTCAGCAACAAAAGCCTTATCAGCGGCGGGGGAAAGAATGGCGGTGATTCTGGTATTTGATGAATTCGTGATGAATGAAATGTTGAACAAAAATATTAACTATTTCTTGCACGCGCCTCGCTCTGCTCAATTGGCCTATGCTGAAACCATGGCTCATTTTGATGAAAAGGAACGAGAGGCTCTGGTTTTGTTTTACAAAAAGAAAGTGGACTATGTTTTAATGCGATTAAAAGAAATGGGAGCAGAGATGCCCGATCCTGATTATCAGGTTGAGGCAACTTTTTATGCCCTGGGTGATTTTTCTGATTTATTCGGTTTAGACCTTCCAGAACAAGCGGCTCGTGCACTGCAAAGAACAGGTAAGGTTAAGAGTGGTGAAGAGCTTGCTTATTATTTGCTGTTTGAAGACAAAATAATGATAGCTCCATTGTCTTATTATGGGCTGGAAAAAGACTGTACCTATATGAGAATCACTTGCAGCGCGAGTGAAAGGGATTTGAAAGAATTAATGGACCGGCTCGAGCAGCGCCTGTTCTCTGCAAGAAAAAAGAAATATCAGCATCTTTTAGAGAATATTGATAGCAATCTGGAAGCTGTCAGGCATATAGAGCTTCATTTGTATGAAACCATCCGAAATAAAATCAATGTGTTGTCAAATCAAGCGGAAACTTGTTTATTGTTGAAAGCAAAGAATCAATCCTTGAATAAGATCCAGTCCATTATTAATAATCTGTTGGATATAGAGTCTTGA
- a CDS encoding cupin domain-containing protein, translating into MNHLTPLSSAKILHPLIGPDRYFPNNSIYPLLIYKSVFDLDGRSVEDVQQFLKGNQWINSWLDVVYDYQHYHSNTHETLVIYTGHCQVQFGGDNGVIYEVSRGDVVIIPAGVAHKNTGSSDDFKCIGSYPFERDYDVCYGLVEEHPRVDENIAGTGLPACDPVFGTKGGLFDYWKS; encoded by the coding sequence ATGAATCATTTAACTCCTTTAAGCTCAGCAAAAATATTGCACCCGTTGATAGGCCCGGACAGGTATTTTCCGAATAATTCAATTTATCCTTTATTGATTTATAAGAGCGTATTTGATTTGGACGGGCGATCAGTCGAAGATGTTCAGCAATTTCTGAAAGGAAACCAGTGGATCAACTCCTGGCTGGATGTTGTTTATGATTATCAGCATTATCATAGCAATACTCATGAGACCCTGGTGATTTATACCGGGCATTGCCAAGTACAATTTGGCGGCGATAACGGGGTTATTTACGAAGTAAGCCGTGGCGATGTAGTTATTATTCCTGCAGGTGTCGCTCATAAAAATACAGGGAGTTCGGACGATTTTAAATGCATCGGCTCCTATCCTTTCGAGCGGGATTACGATGTTTGCTACGGGCTTGTAGAAGAACATCCAAGGGTCGATGAAAACATCGCAGGAACAGGCCTGCCAGCCTGCGATCCCGTCTTTGGAACAAAGGGCGGATTATTTGATTATTGGAAATCCTGA
- a CDS encoding transporter substrate-binding domain-containing protein, translating into MKLIRYFLLGLLSCSTAGFAKGEPLLIAVDNFSPPFVMRAGNNVFHGFDVEMMEHLCKIMNRTCQYKPVHFHSLLGEVENKTSEVALGAITITPDRATRVNFTAPYMLSQFRFMGKQALSQQPFSLDLLSNKKIGVEEGTLFPQLIQTLGIKNPQIELYDTEDNILVALQNGDIDLALLDNATAIYWANHSSGVLAVLGEKETYGFGYGIAVNKDNLELLQQLNNAISQYHASDIFKQDYDRYFGDFKP; encoded by the coding sequence ATGAAACTTATCCGCTACTTTTTATTAGGCCTGCTCTCATGTTCAACTGCTGGCTTTGCCAAGGGAGAGCCTCTGCTCATCGCGGTGGATAATTTTTCTCCTCCCTTTGTCATGCGGGCAGGAAATAATGTATTTCACGGATTTGATGTAGAAATGATGGAGCATCTTTGTAAAATTATGAACAGAACCTGCCAATATAAACCAGTCCACTTCCACTCACTCTTGGGCGAGGTTGAAAATAAGACGAGTGAAGTGGCGCTCGGTGCCATTACCATAACGCCTGACCGCGCGACACGCGTCAATTTTACCGCGCCTTATATGTTAAGTCAGTTTCGATTTATGGGAAAACAAGCCTTAAGCCAGCAACCCTTTAGCCTCGACCTTTTGTCTAATAAAAAAATTGGTGTTGAGGAAGGCACTTTGTTTCCGCAACTCATCCAAACCCTGGGTATCAAGAACCCTCAAATAGAGCTCTATGATACAGAGGACAATATTTTAGTTGCTCTACAGAATGGAGATATTGATCTGGCCTTGCTGGATAATGCAACTGCCATTTACTGGGCCAATCACTCTTCTGGCGTACTGGCTGTACTGGGGGAAAAAGAGACTTATGGTTTTGGGTATGGGATCGCAGTGAATAAAGATAATCTTGAATTACTGCAACAGTTAAATAACGCAATTAGCCAATATCACGCCAGTGATATTTTTAAGCAAGATTACGACAGATATTTCGGCGATTTTAAGCCTTAA
- the glnE gene encoding bifunctional [glutamate--ammonia ligase]-adenylyl-L-tyrosine phosphorylase/[glutamate--ammonia-ligase] adenylyltransferase, giving the protein MTDIEVFIDSRSQLLEKHFSQAAPHLRKGIQKVLLSSDYALRHIEIFSRLVREDDCLAPVFAEEYRERFQTIPNSPFPSFAKEIRQYRHYSFLRLLLREASGLADTAETMRSWSDFADEAIRSALTYCEQDVSQRHGIPLEDSGNPAQLYVLAMGKLGGRELNYSSDIDLILAYSRDGWTNGEESISNQQFYIKVVQRFIQLLQQITAEGFVFRVDLRLRPNGDSGALVINLATIENYYQEQGRDWERYAMVKARPLDLTVSSNHWFYQLITPFVYRRYVDFSVIESLRSMKSMIIREVQLNPRLNDIKRGSGGIREIEFIVQNIQLIRGGRLPQLQKTSLLETLATIKQEKLLTRAKVLQEAYLFYRKLENALQSLNDQQTHVLPEDELRQFQISQAMNYADWQSVYFKLKQYQRIVSNLFSSMLAYKKSSGQLEDNSRLLEHQLASVWQGHIESEMATNLLASINYQHAKRCYQLIHSFRHSPRCLRLSQAARMILDRFMPLLLKELTQVKNTEAVLLQVMQLLESVVGRSAYLALLTENPQTLNELLYWFSRSPFISQLLVAHPFLLETLLEPMPNWLPPSRLQLKQQLEKKMAHCKDQEDEEEYLRQFKLSHWLLAARAELHGRLNAIRAGRFLADLAEAIVVRVVEIASRQLALKYPVMDTVFQGFAVLAYGKLGSREMNYNSDLDLVFIYTSDAEHSSLITRLTQKILHMLTTRFQSGILYQVDTRLRPSGSSGLLVSSLSSFVTYQQTEAWTWEHQALIRSRVLLGGPRVRSTFSKLKASIYAEQSNARDVLDEVLSMREKMLRFQLGHSIKERPGGLVDLEFLVQCLILIHARKNYSRYTHTLSLLRQLAKDGILSKEQFNCLKEAYQKYHQVLHLGLLEDYEPSCEKELKKVFAINEAIYKQIKSS; this is encoded by the coding sequence ATGACTGATATAGAGGTGTTTATTGACTCACGATCCCAGCTTTTGGAAAAGCATTTTAGCCAAGCCGCCCCGCATTTGCGAAAGGGGATACAAAAGGTTTTGCTAAGCAGTGATTATGCATTGCGTCATATTGAGATTTTTTCAAGACTGGTAAGAGAAGATGATTGCCTGGCTCCGGTCTTTGCCGAAGAGTACCGAGAGCGATTCCAAACGATACCGAATTCACCCTTTCCTTCCTTTGCCAAAGAAATTCGACAATATCGGCATTACAGTTTCTTACGATTATTATTGAGGGAGGCATCGGGCCTGGCTGACACCGCAGAAACAATGCGCTCCTGGTCTGATTTTGCGGATGAAGCCATCCGCAGCGCATTGACCTATTGTGAGCAGGATGTCAGCCAAAGGCATGGTATTCCCCTGGAAGACAGCGGTAACCCGGCCCAACTGTATGTATTGGCAATGGGAAAGCTGGGTGGGAGAGAGTTAAATTATTCTTCTGATATCGATCTCATTCTTGCGTATTCCAGGGATGGATGGACCAATGGTGAGGAATCCATCAGCAATCAACAGTTTTATATTAAAGTAGTCCAGCGTTTTATACAGTTATTGCAGCAGATTACTGCTGAAGGCTTCGTGTTTCGTGTCGACCTGCGACTAAGACCAAATGGAGACAGCGGTGCTTTAGTGATTAATCTGGCCACTATAGAGAATTATTATCAGGAGCAGGGGAGAGATTGGGAGCGGTACGCAATGGTCAAGGCAAGGCCGCTGGATCTGACAGTTTCTTCTAATCACTGGTTCTATCAACTGATTACACCTTTTGTCTATCGCCGTTATGTTGATTTCAGCGTCATCGAATCCCTTCGCAGTATGAAATCCATGATTATTAGAGAAGTTCAGCTTAATCCCCGCCTGAATGATATTAAACGCGGATCAGGGGGAATTCGGGAAATTGAGTTTATCGTTCAGAATATACAATTAATCAGAGGCGGCCGATTACCTCAATTGCAAAAAACCAGCTTATTGGAAACCTTAGCTACTATAAAGCAAGAAAAATTGCTGACACGCGCCAAGGTTTTACAAGAAGCTTATTTATTTTATCGGAAACTCGAGAATGCCTTACAGTCACTAAATGATCAGCAAACTCATGTATTGCCCGAAGATGAACTTCGACAATTCCAAATTAGTCAGGCGATGAATTATGCTGACTGGCAGTCAGTTTATTTTAAGCTGAAACAATATCAGCGAATAGTCAGCAACTTATTCAGTTCGATGCTTGCTTATAAAAAAAGCAGCGGTCAACTTGAGGATAATTCGAGACTTTTGGAACATCAATTGGCCAGTGTATGGCAGGGGCACATCGAGTCGGAAATGGCGACCAACTTACTCGCCAGCATCAACTACCAGCATGCAAAGCGTTGCTATCAACTGATACATTCATTCAGACATTCTCCACGATGTCTGCGTCTTAGCCAGGCTGCGCGCATGATACTGGACCGATTTATGCCGCTTTTACTGAAAGAGCTGACACAGGTCAAAAATACAGAAGCTGTTTTACTACAGGTCATGCAGCTTTTGGAGAGCGTGGTCGGGCGAAGCGCTTATCTTGCATTACTGACCGAGAATCCGCAGACGTTGAACGAATTGTTATACTGGTTTTCCCGCAGTCCGTTCATCTCGCAGTTGCTGGTAGCACATCCTTTCCTGCTTGAAACCTTACTTGAGCCTATGCCCAATTGGCTCCCTCCTTCACGCCTGCAATTGAAGCAGCAGCTTGAAAAGAAAATGGCTCACTGCAAAGACCAGGAGGACGAGGAGGAGTATTTAAGACAATTCAAACTAAGCCATTGGCTTTTGGCTGCAAGAGCCGAACTTCATGGCCGATTAAATGCGATACGCGCCGGACGTTTCCTTGCTGATTTAGCGGAGGCTATTGTTGTTCGGGTTGTTGAAATCGCTTCCAGGCAGCTGGCTTTAAAGTATCCTGTTATGGATACCGTATTTCAAGGGTTTGCGGTTCTGGCTTATGGTAAACTGGGAAGCCGTGAAATGAATTATAATTCGGATTTGGATTTAGTGTTCATTTACACATCAGATGCTGAACATAGTTCTTTAATTACCCGACTTACACAAAAAATTTTACACATGCTAACCACTCGTTTTCAATCCGGTATTCTATACCAGGTGGATACACGTTTACGCCCATCAGGATCATCGGGTTTATTGGTAAGCAGTTTGTCTTCTTTCGTAACCTACCAGCAAACAGAAGCCTGGACCTGGGAACATCAGGCTCTCATTCGCTCGCGCGTACTATTGGGAGGACCGCGCGTAAGAAGCACTTTCTCGAAACTGAAAGCATCGATATATGCTGAGCAGAGCAATGCCCGGGATGTGCTGGACGAAGTATTGTCGATGCGAGAGAAAATGCTCAGATTTCAGTTGGGACATTCTATTAAAGAGCGGCCGGGCGGGTTGGTCGATTTGGAGTTTCTGGTCCAATGTCTGATTTTGATACATGCCAGAAAAAATTACAGTCGTTATACGCATACCTTAAGTCTTTTACGACAATTGGCAAAAGACGGTATCTTAAGTAAGGAACAATTTAACTGCCTGAAAGAAGCCTATCAAAAATACCATCAAGTTTTACACCTGGGGCTTTTGGAAGATTATGAACCGTCCTGTGAAAAGGAATTGAAGAAGGTTTTTGCGATTAATGAGGCAATTTATAAGCAGATAAAAAGCAGCTAG
- a CDS encoding efflux RND transporter permease subunit, producing the protein MSDFFINRPIFAWVIAIMIMVAGCIALFRLPISQYPTVAPPAIAVTTIYPGADAQTVQDTVTQVIEQNMTGLDNLLYMSSQSDSSGSMTITLTFDPIADPDIAQVQVQNKLQLAMPLLPIEVQQQGIVVQKSSSSYLLVVGVYSENDHLNQYDLGDYLSSYLKDPIGRINGVGNVELFGAQYAMRIWMDANKLNNYQLTPIDVILAIRAQNNQIAAGQLGGLPATSNQQLNASIIAQTRLKSPEEFSKILLKVNKDGSQVRLKDVAKVELGGENYDLIAQYNGRPAAGLGIRLTTGANALDTAAAIKTELKRMEPYFPPGLKVVYPYDTTPFVKISIHKVVETLIEAFILVFLVMYLFLQNFRATLIPTIAIPVVILGTFAVLSLFGMSINTLTMFGLILAIGLLVDDAIVVVENVERVMAEENLPPKEATHRSMKQIQGALVGIAMVLSAVFIPMAFFGGSTGAIYRQFSITIVSAMVLSILIALILTPALCANLLKPYAEERHDKWLFKWFNRFLHAATHGYHDAVASILKRTGRYLLIYLIIIISMVYLFLRLPSSFLPEEDQGMLLTMIQLPAGATQERTQKVAEQIYEYFATKEKHNVISVFSVVGFGFNGKGQNNGITFLTLKDWSERSGKENSVQEIINRAGGEFAKIINDGMVFPFNLPAIIELGTATGFDFELIDRGGLGHEKLTEARNKLMEMVGEHSNVLVRVRPNGLEDTPQYKLIVDQEKAEALGVSITDINQTISAALGSVYVNDFIDRGRVKKVYVQGAPRFRMLPQDINEWYVRSGNGQMVPFSAFTSSKWEKGSPRLERYNGLPSMEILGEAAEGQSTGTAMALMEKLTSELPTGIGFDWTGMSYQERLSGNQAPALYAISLLVVFLSLAALYESWSVPFSVMLVVPLGIIGALIAAKLFNMYNDIYFKVGLLTTMGLSAKNAILIVEFAKDLIEKEHKPLIEATLEATRMRLRPILMTSLAFIFGVLPLALSTGAGSGAQNAVGIGVVGGMFTATFLAIFFVPIFFVLVRKHFGKKLVEESSSKNSE; encoded by the coding sequence ATGTCTGATTTTTTTATAAATCGTCCTATCTTCGCCTGGGTAATCGCCATCATGATTATGGTGGCTGGCTGTATTGCCTTATTTCGGCTACCCATTTCGCAATATCCAACGGTGGCCCCCCCGGCTATAGCAGTAACCACTATTTATCCTGGAGCCGATGCACAGACCGTGCAGGATACGGTGACTCAGGTTATTGAGCAAAACATGACAGGGCTGGACAACCTGCTTTATATGTCCTCTCAGAGCGACTCATCAGGCAGCATGACGATCACACTGACTTTTGATCCTATAGCCGATCCGGATATCGCACAGGTACAGGTACAGAACAAACTTCAGCTAGCTATGCCTCTGTTGCCGATCGAGGTACAGCAACAAGGTATTGTGGTTCAAAAGTCAAGCAGCAGTTATCTTTTGGTGGTTGGAGTTTACTCTGAGAATGACCACTTAAACCAGTATGACCTGGGAGACTATCTGTCCTCTTATCTGAAAGATCCGATTGGCCGAATCAATGGTGTGGGTAATGTAGAGCTTTTTGGCGCTCAATATGCGATGCGCATCTGGATGGATGCCAATAAGCTCAATAATTATCAGTTAACGCCTATTGATGTGATATTGGCTATTCGCGCTCAAAATAATCAGATCGCAGCGGGACAGTTGGGCGGACTTCCAGCAACATCCAATCAACAGCTTAATGCATCGATTATTGCTCAAACGCGGCTTAAATCGCCGGAAGAATTTTCAAAAATTCTCTTGAAGGTGAATAAGGATGGTTCCCAGGTGCGCCTGAAAGATGTCGCAAAAGTTGAATTGGGCGGTGAAAACTATGACCTGATTGCCCAGTATAATGGCCGACCCGCCGCGGGACTGGGGATTAGGCTGACAACAGGGGCTAATGCGCTTGATACGGCGGCTGCCATTAAAACTGAATTGAAACGGATGGAGCCTTATTTCCCCCCGGGATTAAAAGTGGTGTACCCCTATGACACTACCCCCTTCGTCAAAATTTCGATTCACAAAGTAGTAGAAACACTTATTGAGGCATTTATCCTGGTGTTTCTGGTGATGTATCTTTTTTTACAGAACTTCAGAGCCACGCTGATTCCAACTATTGCCATCCCGGTAGTCATACTGGGTACCTTCGCTGTTCTTTCCCTTTTTGGCATGTCGATTAATACCCTGACTATGTTCGGTCTGATCCTGGCAATTGGTTTGCTGGTTGACGATGCCATTGTGGTGGTTGAAAACGTTGAGCGGGTGATGGCCGAAGAGAATTTGCCGCCAAAGGAGGCGACTCACCGTTCTATGAAGCAGATTCAGGGTGCCTTGGTAGGTATTGCCATGGTCTTATCAGCAGTTTTTATCCCTATGGCTTTCTTTGGCGGCTCAACAGGCGCTATTTATCGTCAGTTTTCCATTACCATTGTCTCTGCAATGGTACTGTCAATCCTAATCGCTTTGATCCTGACACCTGCCCTTTGCGCCAATCTTTTGAAACCCTATGCCGAGGAGCGGCATGACAAATGGCTTTTCAAATGGTTTAACCGTTTTCTACATGCTGCAACTCATGGGTATCATGATGCGGTCGCCAGTATATTAAAGAGAACAGGCCGCTATCTTTTAATTTATCTGATTATCATTATTTCTATGGTTTATCTGTTTCTGCGTCTGCCCAGCTCCTTCCTGCCGGAAGAAGACCAGGGAATGTTGCTGACGATGATACAGTTGCCTGCGGGAGCGACTCAGGAACGTACGCAAAAAGTAGCCGAGCAGATCTATGAGTATTTCGCAACCAAAGAGAAGCACAATGTGATTTCCGTGTTTTCAGTGGTCGGATTCGGTTTCAACGGTAAAGGACAAAATAACGGGATCACCTTCCTCACTTTGAAAGACTGGTCAGAACGAAGCGGAAAAGAAAACAGTGTACAGGAAATTATTAATCGGGCTGGCGGGGAATTTGCAAAAATAATTAACGATGGAATGGTATTTCCTTTTAATTTACCTGCCATTATTGAACTGGGTACTGCCACCGGATTTGATTTTGAATTAATCGATCGCGGCGGCCTCGGCCATGAAAAACTCACAGAAGCACGCAATAAACTGATGGAAATGGTGGGAGAGCATTCTAATGTGCTGGTCAGAGTAAGACCGAATGGTCTGGAGGATACACCGCAATATAAATTAATCGTTGATCAGGAGAAAGCAGAAGCGCTTGGAGTATCTATTACCGATATCAATCAGACTATTTCAGCTGCCTTAGGAAGCGTCTATGTCAATGATTTTATTGATAGAGGACGTGTTAAAAAAGTGTACGTTCAAGGAGCACCCCGTTTTCGGATGCTGCCACAGGATATCAATGAATGGTATGTGCGCAGCGGCAATGGGCAAATGGTACCTTTTTCCGCATTCACCAGTTCCAAATGGGAGAAGGGTTCGCCGCGTCTTGAGCGATACAATGGCTTACCTTCAATGGAAATCTTAGGTGAAGCGGCAGAAGGCCAGAGCACCGGTACTGCCATGGCTTTAATGGAGAAATTGACCTCTGAATTACCCACTGGCATTGGTTTTGACTGGACAGGCATGTCGTATCAGGAAAGGCTCTCTGGTAATCAGGCACCGGCTCTTTATGCGATATCTCTTTTAGTGGTATTCCTTTCTCTCGCCGCTCTATATGAAAGCTGGTCAGTTCCCTTTTCAGTCATGCTGGTGGTTCCGCTGGGGATTATCGGCGCATTAATTGCAGCGAAACTATTCAATATGTATAACGACATTTATTTCAAGGTCGGATTACTGACGACTATGGGACTTTCAGCGAAAAATGCCATTCTTATCGTTGAATTTGCCAAGGATCTAATAGAAAAAGAACATAAGCCGCTCATTGAGGCAACGCTCGAAGCCACAAGAATGCGTTTACGCCCTATTCTGATGACCTCTCTTGCCTTTATTTTTGGGGTATTACCGCTGGCATTAAGCACTGGCGCCGGTTCTGGTGCTCAGAACGCAGTGGGAATTGGCGTAGTCGGCGGTATGTTTACTGCTACATTCCTGGCGATATTCTTTGTTCCAATATTCTTTGTATTGGTCAGAAAGCATTTTGGAAAAAAACTGGTGGAAGAAAGTTCCAGTAAAAACTCAGAATAA
- a CDS encoding efflux RND transporter periplasmic adaptor subunit: protein MKWASYHYLSSLLRQCLLLSPLLLITACGEKPAQQSWGEPEVGVVELQYQSFPITVELPGRVRAHRIAEVRPQVNGIILKRLFTEGSDVKEGQSLYQIDPAPYQAAVDTAKGELSKAEANLEIANLTVQRYKPLLGNKFVSKQDYDTAVANAKQAEASVESAKASLETAKINLQYTKVLSPIDGRIGRSSVTEGALVAANQQTAMAVIHQLNPIFVDITQSSNDFFKLQKELEKGKPEGKSQDISVQLFLDDGSLYDQKGKLEFSEVQVDETTGSITLRAIFPNPESKLLPGMFVRAQLNMGVNPKALLVPQQGITRDNTGKATALIVDGENKVEQRNITVTQAVKDKWLVTKGLSAGDKIIVSGQLKVKPGSKVKILKLDEKKPEKTKVDG from the coding sequence ATGAAGTGGGCTTCTTATCATTATTTATCCAGTTTACTGAGACAATGTCTTTTGCTGTCTCCGCTGCTATTGATAACTGCTTGCGGAGAAAAGCCTGCTCAGCAATCCTGGGGAGAGCCAGAAGTCGGGGTGGTTGAGCTGCAATATCAATCCTTTCCGATCACGGTTGAATTACCAGGACGGGTACGCGCCCATCGTATTGCTGAAGTACGCCCGCAAGTGAACGGAATTATTTTAAAACGACTGTTTACAGAAGGCAGCGATGTCAAGGAAGGGCAGTCATTATATCAGATTGATCCCGCCCCTTATCAAGCTGCGGTAGATACTGCCAAGGGAGAACTTAGCAAAGCAGAAGCCAATCTCGAAATTGCCAACCTGACCGTGCAACGCTATAAACCCCTGCTGGGCAATAAATTTGTTAGCAAGCAAGACTATGATACCGCAGTAGCCAATGCCAAACAGGCAGAAGCCAGTGTTGAATCCGCAAAAGCGTCGCTTGAAACTGCAAAGATTAATTTACAATATACCAAGGTTCTCTCTCCTATTGATGGCCGAATTGGACGATCCAGTGTGACCGAGGGCGCATTAGTGGCTGCGAATCAGCAAACTGCGATGGCCGTTATCCATCAGCTTAACCCTATTTTTGTTGATATTACCCAGTCAAGTAATGATTTTTTCAAGCTGCAAAAAGAGCTGGAAAAAGGCAAACCTGAAGGAAAGTCACAGGATATTTCCGTTCAGTTATTCTTAGATGACGGCAGCCTTTACGATCAGAAAGGCAAACTGGAGTTTTCAGAAGTTCAGGTTGATGAAACCACGGGCTCTATTACATTAAGAGCAATTTTCCCCAATCCTGAAAGCAAGCTTTTGCCGGGGATGTTTGTTCGCGCACAGCTGAATATGGGCGTTAACCCCAAAGCCCTGCTGGTACCTCAGCAGGGAATCACCCGCGATAACACCGGAAAGGCAACGGCTCTGATTGTTGATGGTGAAAACAAGGTTGAACAGCGCAATATTACAGTCACGCAGGCTGTCAAAGATAAATGGCTTGTGACCAAAGGGCTAAGCGCCGGCGATAAAATTATTGTCAGTGGGCAACTGAAGGTTAAACCGGGATCAAAAGTTAAAATACTCAAGCTAGATGAGAAAAAGCCTGAGAAGACCAAGGTGGATGGCTGA